Below is a genomic region from Candidatus Bathyarchaeia archaeon.
AATGATTGTTATCATAGCCGAAAGAGACATTATCAAACACTACATGCCCCTTAATTTGCGGCATCTCTATGGCGCCTGGTTTATCCTTCACATCCGGTATAGCATCAATGACTTCAAATACTCTTTTCCCAGCAGCCGCCATCCTTTGGTAGCTACTCCATACGTCGCCCATCCTTGAGATCGGCTGGGTTAACATGGCTGCATAAGTGCTAAATACAAATAACTGGTCTATTGTAAGCCTGTTTCCAATAACTTGTAGTCCACCATACCAGTAAATGAAAGCCGTTATCGAACCACTTACAAGAGCAGATAAAGGCACGAATATGGATCTAAGTCCAACTGCCTGAAGCATACTTTGATAATATGACTTATTCAAATCATAGAATTTTTGCTTCTCTTGGTCCTCAGCTGCGAGTGAGCGGATCGTTCTTATGCCTGAAACATTCTCCCATAAGACTGAAGTTAAAACACCATATTGTTCTCTGGCTTTATGTGTAACGTCTCTAACTCTTTTTCCAAAGAACACAAAAATAACTACCAACAGTGGTGTAATGGAGAGACAAAAGAGCGTGAGTTCCAAACTAATGGAGAGCATTGAGAGCATGATTCCAGTTAGAAGAAATATTGATCCTATAAGTGAGGTTAACTGGAATCCTAAAAATCCCCTTATTCTATCAATATCCGTTGTAGCCCTAGACATTATTTGCCCAGTTTCAGTTCTATCGAAAAATGCAAATGACTGTCTCTGAACGGCTTTATATAAGTCATTCCTTATATCATAAACAACCCTATGAGAAAAGTAGCTGTTTGCATAGCGTTGAAGAAAGGATATGACTCCAAGAAAACAAGTTAAAACTATTGATTGTATAACAAGGAAGAGAAGCGCGCAAAAATCCTGCATTTCAAGTATATTTCTTATTATATCTCCTGATATTCTAGGTATGTAAACTTGAAGGTAGGTTGAGGCTAATATACACAATATACTTAAGAGAAGCATATACCAGCTTCTAAAAATGTACCCTAATAATCTGCGGAGTAAATGCATATTACTCCCCCAAAATCTTCCAACATTTGTTAAGAACGTCCAGAAACTCTTGGTTCCTATAAAGACGTAAATCCGTTAAAAATGAGAGGAGGAGCTTAAGTGATGAATGTTCTATTGGTATAGGGGAGGCGGCTTGAGA
It encodes:
- a CDS encoding ABC transporter ATP-binding protein yields the protein MHLLRRLLGYIFRSWYMLLLSILCILASTYLQVYIPRISGDIIRNILEMQDFCALLFLVIQSIVLTCFLGVISFLQRYANSYFSHRVVYDIRNDLYKAVQRQSFAFFDRTETGQIMSRATTDIDRIRGFLGFQLTSLIGSIFLLTGIMLSMLSISLELTLFCLSITPLLVVIFVFFGKRVRDVTHKAREQYGVLTSVLWENVSGIRTIRSLAAEDQEKQKFYDLNKSYYQSMLQAVGLRSIFVPLSALVSGSITAFIYWYGGLQVIGNRLTIDQLFVFSTYAAMLTQPISRMGDVWSSYQRMAAAGKRVFEVIDAIPDVKDKPGAIEMPQIKGHVVFDNVSFGYDNNHLILKNVSFEVKPGETVALLGPTGSGKSTIIRLIPRFYDPTSGRILIDGYDIRDVKIDSLRRQIGIVSQEIFLFNATIKDNIAFGKPNATMDEIISVAKAAKAYDFIMQLPQGFNTIVGEGGITLSGGQRQRIAIARALLMNPKILILDDSTSSVDVDTEHEIQQALSTLMKGRTTFIITQRISTIRNADKIIVLDNGRIVEEGTHDSLMEKKGLYYRIYQSLFGYAKRKIASRVKRGRHGND